ATCTTAGGAGGTTCGCAAGTTGCAGAATGACATTCAGGAAATCTTGATCAGCGAAGAAGAAATCCAACAAAGAATCAGGGAGCTTGGCGCCCAGCTGAGTAAGGAATATGCAGGCCGCACACCTTTAGTGATCTGTGTACTCAAAGGTGCGTTTATTTTTATGGCGGATCTGGTTAAAGTGATTACAGTACCTGTTGAAATGGACTTCATGGCGGTATCCAGCTACGGCGGGACAACCAAATCATCCGGCGTAGTCAAAATCATCAAGGACCTGGACACATCGGTAGAAGGCCGCGATGTTCTGATTGTCGAGGATATTATCGACAGCGGTCTTACACTCAGCTATCTGATTGACATGCTGCAGGGCCGTAACGCAGCCTCTGTCAAAGTAGTCACCCTGTTCGACAAGCCGTCAGGCCGTGCCGTCAATCTCGAAGCCGAATACACGGGCTTTGTGATTCCC
This region of Paenibacillus sp. FSL K6-1096 genomic DNA includes:
- the hpt gene encoding hypoxanthine phosphoribosyltransferase, giving the protein MQNDIQEILISEEEIQQRIRELGAQLSKEYAGRTPLVICVLKGAFIFMADLVKVITVPVEMDFMAVSSYGGTTKSSGVVKIIKDLDTSVEGRDVLIVEDIIDSGLTLSYLIDMLQGRNAASVKVVTLFDKPSGRAVNLEAEYTGFVIPDAFLVGYGLDYAELYRNLPYVGVLKPEIYTS